Proteins encoded together in one Halalkaliarchaeum sp. AArc-CO window:
- a CDS encoding MBL fold metallo-hydrolase, with translation MELRFLGGAREVGRSAVLVNDALLLDFGMLADNPPRFPVETPEPDAVVVSHGHLDHVGAIPSLLSGRSRSPIHWTPPTYELALTLARDTLKLHGVSASGARGGSKRRRRFGGTVQCPFTETDVKRMTEVSRTHGYGESFEAAGHRVTFFNAGHIPGSAHVLVDDGDTRLLYTGDFHTDDQRLVAGTTARPDADVVICESTYSDVEHDDRSAVEERFAESVQTTLWEGGTVIVPAFAIGRTQEMMLICDAYDIPCYVDGMGTEVTEMFRRHPEFLRDPEALRRAKSHARFVTGRDGQRKRITEQKAAIITTSGMLSGGPAMTYIPEIRSNPVNKITMTGYQVEGTPGRELLETGTAAIDGRVMPVAAQVEGYDFSAHADRSGLVSFLDSYRDATVLVNHGDRCERFAAELSADGYDASAPTIGDVRLVSAGRS, from the coding sequence ATGGAGCTGCGATTTCTCGGCGGCGCCCGCGAGGTCGGCCGGAGCGCCGTCCTCGTAAACGACGCGCTCCTTTTGGATTTCGGCATGCTAGCGGACAACCCGCCCCGGTTTCCTGTCGAGACACCGGAGCCGGACGCCGTCGTCGTCTCCCACGGTCACCTCGATCACGTCGGCGCGATCCCGTCGCTCCTCTCCGGGAGGTCGCGGTCGCCGATCCACTGGACGCCGCCGACGTACGAACTGGCCTTGACGCTCGCCCGGGACACCCTGAAGCTCCACGGCGTCTCCGCGAGCGGAGCGAGGGGAGGCTCGAAGCGTCGAAGACGATTCGGCGGGACAGTGCAGTGTCCGTTCACCGAAACCGACGTCAAACGGATGACGGAGGTCTCTCGAACGCACGGCTACGGGGAGTCGTTCGAGGCGGCCGGCCACCGGGTCACCTTCTTCAACGCCGGCCACATCCCCGGCAGCGCGCACGTCCTCGTCGACGACGGCGACACCCGTTTACTGTACACCGGTGACTTCCACACCGACGACCAGCGTCTCGTCGCGGGCACCACCGCCCGGCCCGACGCCGACGTCGTCATCTGTGAAAGCACATACAGCGACGTCGAACACGACGACAGGTCAGCCGTCGAAGAGCGGTTCGCCGAGAGCGTGCAGACGACCCTCTGGGAGGGCGGGACCGTGATCGTCCCGGCGTTCGCGATCGGACGCACCCAGGAGATGATGCTGATCTGCGACGCGTACGACATCCCCTGTTACGTCGACGGAATGGGCACGGAGGTGACCGAGATGTTTCGCCGCCATCCCGAGTTCCTGCGCGACCCCGAAGCGCTTCGCCGGGCGAAGTCACACGCCCGCTTTGTCACCGGCCGGGACGGCCAGCGGAAACGTATCACCGAACAGAAAGCGGCGATCATCACCACGAGCGGGATGCTCTCGGGCGGCCCGGCGATGACGTACATCCCGGAGATCCGGTCGAACCCCGTGAACAAGATCACGATGACTGGCTACCAGGTCGAGGGGACCCCCGGCCGCGAACTGCTCGAGACCGGCACCGCAGCGATCGACGGCCGGGTGATGCCCGTCGCCGCGCAGGTGGAGGGATACGACTTCTCGGCGCACGCCGACCGGTCGGGGCTGGTGTCGTTTCTCGACTCCTACCGGGACGCCACCGTGCTCGTGAACCACGGCGACCGGTGTGAACGGTTCGCCGCGGAACTGTCGGCGGACGGCTACGACGCGAGCGCGCCGACGATCGGGGACGTCCGCCTGGTGTCGGCAGGGCGGAGTTAA
- a CDS encoding HIT domain-containing protein, protein MDQLFAPWRIEWIEREEDPIEGCPFCVLPERDADRESRIVARSEHAFVLLNNYPYNPGHVMVIPYAHEGQYGELSSSVMLDHARLKAATFEAMRRAFDPAGFNAGMNLGGDAAGGSIDDHVHTHVVPRFRGDTNFMAVIGETKVIVEGLAETYDRLHDAFGELEDATVTDRDEAVRLSV, encoded by the coding sequence ATGGATCAGCTGTTCGCCCCGTGGCGGATCGAGTGGATCGAGCGCGAGGAAGATCCCATCGAGGGCTGTCCGTTCTGCGTGCTCCCCGAACGCGACGCCGACCGAGAGTCCCGGATCGTCGCCCGCAGCGAGCACGCGTTCGTACTGCTCAACAACTACCCGTACAACCCGGGGCACGTGATGGTCATCCCGTACGCACACGAGGGCCAGTACGGCGAGCTGTCGTCGTCGGTCATGCTGGATCACGCCCGGCTGAAGGCAGCAACCTTCGAGGCGATGCGGCGGGCGTTCGATCCGGCTGGGTTCAACGCCGGGATGAACCTCGGCGGCGACGCCGCTGGGGGGTCGATCGACGACCACGTCCACACGCACGTCGTGCCGCGGTTTCGCGGCGACACAAACTTCATGGCCGTGATCGGGGAGACGAAGGTGATCGTCGAGGGGCTCGCGGAGACGTACGACCGACTCCACGACGCCTTCGGCGAACTCGAAGACGCAACGGTGACCGACCGGGACGAGGCCGTCCGCCTGTCCGTTTAA